A single region of the Hoeflea prorocentri genome encodes:
- a CDS encoding ABCB family ABC transporter ATP-binding protein/permease, which yields MSDQKKTIAADTGNPLHTLRNLWPYMWPSDRADLKRRVIYAASFLVLAKLAQVVVPYFFKWATDALNGNHDGLQFLPAILIAPVMLVVAYNAARIIQLSFNQLRDALFARVGQHAVHQLAYKTFVHMHRLSLRFHLERRTGGLSRIIERGVKGIEAIVRFTILNTLPTLLEFVLVALIFGFAYGWSYVGVTALVIWLYIWFTVRASDWRIAIRRDMNESDTDANTKAIDSLLNFETVKYFGNEKMEADRYDKSMERYEHAATRIWTSLGWLNLGQGVIFGVGMAVMMVMSALAVQRGEQTIGDFVFINVMLMQLSIPLNFIGFVYREIRQGLTDIENMFDLLDISEEVVDKPGAEPLKMRSGAIRFDDVHFRYEPDRPILKGISFEVPDGKTVAVVGPSGAGKSTLSRLLFRFYDVQEGAITIDGQDVRDVTQESLRNAIGMVPQDTVLFNDTLAYNIRYGRIGASDDEVRQAADMAQIGSFIDSLPQGLQTMVGERGLKLSGGEKQRVAIARTILKAPPILILDEATSALDTATEQEIQTALDFVSRGRTTLVIAHRLSTVIGADEIIVLQDGVIAERGTHQQLLKHKGLYLDMWNRQREARETEEKLKDFREHDDLGVVVRKRPHEEPH from the coding sequence TTGTCAGATCAGAAAAAAACAATTGCTGCCGATACCGGTAATCCGCTGCATACGTTGCGCAATCTTTGGCCCTATATGTGGCCTTCGGACAGGGCAGACCTGAAGCGCCGCGTCATCTATGCTGCATCGTTTCTTGTGCTTGCCAAGTTGGCGCAGGTGGTGGTTCCGTACTTCTTTAAGTGGGCGACCGATGCACTCAACGGCAATCATGACGGGTTGCAGTTCCTGCCGGCGATCCTGATCGCGCCGGTGATGCTGGTCGTCGCCTACAACGCTGCCCGCATCATTCAGCTCAGCTTCAACCAGTTGCGCGATGCGCTGTTTGCCCGCGTCGGACAGCATGCGGTGCACCAGCTTGCCTATAAAACGTTCGTCCACATGCACCGCCTGTCGCTGCGTTTCCATCTGGAACGGCGCACCGGCGGTCTTTCCCGCATTATAGAACGCGGCGTGAAGGGCATTGAGGCGATTGTCCGCTTTACGATCCTCAACACGCTCCCGACACTGCTCGAATTTGTCCTTGTGGCGCTCATATTCGGCTTTGCCTATGGCTGGTCCTATGTGGGCGTGACGGCGCTCGTCATATGGCTCTATATCTGGTTCACCGTTCGAGCCAGCGACTGGCGCATCGCCATCCGCCGCGACATGAATGAATCCGACACGGACGCCAATACCAAGGCCATCGATTCGCTGCTCAATTTCGAAACGGTGAAATATTTCGGCAACGAAAAAATGGAAGCCGACCGTTACGACAAGTCAATGGAGCGCTACGAGCACGCCGCCACACGGATCTGGACCTCTCTCGGGTGGCTGAACCTGGGGCAGGGGGTGATTTTCGGCGTCGGCATGGCGGTGATGATGGTCATGTCCGCGCTTGCCGTTCAGCGCGGCGAGCAGACGATCGGCGATTTTGTCTTCATCAATGTCATGTTGATGCAGCTTTCGATCCCGCTCAATTTCATTGGCTTTGTCTACCGCGAAATCCGTCAGGGACTGACAGATATCGAAAACATGTTCGACCTGCTCGATATCAGCGAAGAGGTAGTCGACAAGCCGGGCGCGGAGCCATTGAAGATGCGGTCCGGTGCGATCCGCTTCGACGATGTGCATTTTCGCTATGAACCTGACCGGCCGATTCTCAAAGGCATCAGTTTCGAGGTGCCGGACGGAAAGACCGTTGCGGTGGTCGGCCCGTCGGGAGCCGGCAAATCAACCCTGTCGCGCCTGTTATTCCGCTTCTACGATGTTCAGGAAGGCGCGATCACCATTGACGGCCAGGATGTGCGCGACGTGACGCAGGAGTCGCTGCGAAACGCCATCGGCATGGTGCCTCAGGACACCGTCCTCTTCAACGATACGCTTGCCTATAACATACGCTACGGCCGTATCGGCGCCAGTGATGACGAGGTGCGCCAGGCCGCCGACATGGCGCAGATCGGCAGCTTTATCGACAGCCTGCCGCAGGGCCTGCAAACCATGGTCGGAGAGCGCGGTCTGAAACTGTCCGGCGGCGAGAAGCAGCGGGTGGCCATTGCCCGAACCATTTTGAAAGCGCCGCCCATTCTCATCCTCGATGAAGCGACCTCGGCTCTCGATACCGCGACCGAGCAGGAAATCCAGACAGCACTCGATTTTGTCAGCCGTGGACGAACGACGCTGGTCATTGCCCACCGCCTGTCGACCGTTATCGGCGCGGACGAGATTATCGTGCTGCAGGATGGCGTCATCGCCGAACGCGGAACGCACCAGCAACTCCTGAAGCACAAGGGCCTTTATCTCGACATGTGGAATCGTCAGCGCGAAGCGCGGGAAACAGAGGAAAAGCTGAAAGACTTCCGCGAACACGACGATCTGGGCGTTGTCGTACGAAAACGGCCGCATGAGGAACCGCATTGA
- a CDS encoding gamma-glutamylcyclotransferase, with amino-acid sequence MTPKHDPFEHHPELRDKITDPLTSFFRTFKPSDFDPRMKEAGLPAHWRLSDEEREATRHEALCGHMDEDLWVFAYGSLMWDPGFLFAEVRKAHVDLYARSFCLKDEMGARGTRGAPGLMAALDSGPGCTGLAFRIEQQLLDEETMILWRREMATGVYIPVVVEAETAHGPVKAVTFAANHNASRIRNDLPREEQVRYIATGAGILGTSLEYIENLADHLIALNIDDAEVFSLLHEARVFRSGRQQQA; translated from the coding sequence ATGACGCCCAAGCACGACCCTTTCGAGCATCACCCCGAGCTGCGTGACAAGATTACCGATCCGCTCACCTCGTTTTTCAGAACCTTCAAACCGTCGGACTTCGATCCCCGCATGAAGGAGGCCGGTCTTCCGGCGCACTGGCGTTTGAGCGATGAGGAACGGGAAGCCACGCGACATGAGGCGCTTTGTGGGCACATGGACGAGGACCTATGGGTCTTTGCCTATGGGTCTCTCATGTGGGACCCCGGTTTCCTGTTTGCCGAGGTTCGCAAAGCCCATGTGGATCTCTATGCCCGCTCCTTTTGCCTCAAGGACGAGATGGGTGCGCGTGGCACGCGCGGGGCGCCAGGGCTGATGGCGGCGCTGGACAGTGGCCCAGGATGCACAGGCCTTGCGTTCCGCATCGAGCAACAGCTTCTGGATGAAGAAACCATGATCCTGTGGCGCCGCGAAATGGCGACGGGTGTCTATATTCCGGTCGTAGTTGAAGCTGAAACGGCACACGGGCCGGTCAAGGCCGTAACCTTTGCGGCCAATCACAATGCCAGTCGCATCCGCAACGACCTGCCGCGGGAAGAACAGGTGCGCTACATCGCGACCGGCGCGGGCATACTTGGTACAAGCCTGGAATATATCGAGAACCTTGCCGATCATCTGATCGCTCTCAATATCGATGATGCAGAGGTCTTTTCTCTTTTGCACGAAGCGCGGGTGTTCCGTAGCGGACGACAACAGCAGGCTTGA
- a CDS encoding TIGR00730 family Rossman fold protein, translating into MTEIRSICVYCGSQPGNDPQFDNAARVLGQSIAANDIRLVYGGGTQGLMGTVAEAVIGGKGLVTGIIPEFLQSREAGNGKKLTFDEHIVTKDMHERKHAMFEKSGAFVALPGGIGTLEEIIEIMTWSQLGRHRRPMVLANMAGFWNPLLDLLNHMAHAGFLHTAHLARPLVATNVEQIVPMIMAEWEKGDVGAGDQAVIDRM; encoded by the coding sequence ATGACAGAGATTCGCTCAATTTGTGTTTATTGCGGCTCACAGCCGGGCAACGATCCGCAGTTCGATAACGCCGCCCGCGTCCTTGGACAATCGATTGCCGCAAACGATATCCGGCTCGTTTACGGGGGCGGAACACAAGGTCTCATGGGAACCGTTGCCGAGGCCGTCATTGGAGGCAAAGGTCTGGTGACCGGGATCATTCCGGAGTTCCTGCAAAGCCGCGAGGCCGGCAACGGCAAGAAGCTGACGTTCGATGAGCACATCGTGACCAAGGACATGCATGAACGCAAACATGCCATGTTCGAAAAATCGGGAGCATTCGTCGCCCTGCCGGGCGGCATCGGGACGCTTGAAGAGATCATCGAGATCATGACCTGGTCGCAGCTTGGCAGACACCGCAGGCCGATGGTGCTGGCCAATATGGCCGGCTTCTGGAATCCTCTGCTCGACCTGTTGAATCATATGGCGCATGCCGGCTTTCTTCACACCGCGCACCTGGCGCGGCCGCTGGTTGCGACAAATGTCGAACAGATCGTGCCAATGATCATGGCTGAATGGGAAAAGGGCGATGTCGGCGCCGGCGACCAAGCCGTTATCGACCGCATGTGA
- a CDS encoding carbon-nitrogen hydrolase family protein: MDHVRDKVRIASVQWQATALDASGVFQRFSGFVSAAADYSADFIVFPELFTLCLLSGEEPMDAADIARRSDAHTQAFIDHMRALAKEHEINIVAGSHLMLDEDGIARNRSFVFLRDGSLHARDKLHPTPTENDPWRVAGGNRADIVETACGPVGVMICYDSEFPELARHLIDQGARILFVPYCTDTVHGHLRVRYCCQARTVENQCYVVTSGMTGRFHNIPEQHDAYAQSAILTPSDLPFARDGIAAEATANADMIIYADLDLGALDWVRKEGAVRNLNDRRHDLYSVNWTS; this comes from the coding sequence ATGGATCATGTGAGGGACAAAGTCCGGATTGCATCGGTTCAGTGGCAGGCCACAGCGCTTGATGCGAGCGGTGTCTTCCAGCGCTTTTCGGGCTTCGTTTCTGCAGCTGCGGACTATAGCGCCGATTTCATTGTTTTTCCCGAGCTTTTTACGCTCTGCCTGCTTTCGGGTGAAGAGCCGATGGATGCCGCCGACATTGCAAGACGGTCCGACGCCCATACGCAGGCATTCATCGATCATATGCGTGCTCTGGCAAAGGAGCATGAGATCAATATCGTCGCCGGTTCACATCTGATGCTGGACGAAGACGGCATTGCGCGCAACCGCAGCTTCGTTTTCCTGCGTGACGGCAGCCTGCATGCGCGCGACAAGCTGCACCCGACGCCGACAGAAAACGATCCGTGGAGGGTTGCGGGCGGCAACAGGGCCGACATTGTCGAGACGGCGTGTGGTCCCGTCGGCGTGATGATCTGCTACGACAGCGAGTTCCCGGAACTTGCCCGTCACCTCATCGATCAGGGCGCGCGCATCCTGTTCGTTCCCTATTGCACCGACACGGTGCATGGTCATCTGCGGGTGCGCTATTGCTGCCAGGCAAGGACGGTGGAGAACCAGTGTTATGTCGTCACATCCGGCATGACCGGACGCTTTCACAACATCCCCGAACAACATGATGCATATGCGCAATCGGCTATTCTGACACCGAGCGATCTTCCCTTCGCACGCGACGGGATTGCTGCGGAGGCAACCGCGAATGCGGACATGATCATCTATGCTGATCTGGACCTTGGTGCCCTGGATTGGGTGCGCAAGGAAGGCGCGGTTCGCAATCTCAACGACCGCAGGCACGATCTTTATTCGGTAAACTGGACAAGCTGA
- a CDS encoding efflux RND transporter permease subunit, with translation MTSALQTIISRPKTVLTLMIFMVAAGIMSYIGIPKEANPDIDVPVYYVSISQQGISPRDAERLLIRPMETSLRGLDGLKELTAVASEGHAGIVLEFNIETDSDQVLADVRDKVDEAKAELPAEADEPTITETNFALQPTIIVTLSGDVPERTLTTHARRLKDEIEAISSVREASLTGNREEMLEVIVDLMKMESYDVTQDELLNALTQNNQLVAAGFIDDGNGRFNVKVPGLVETAQDVFEIPIKQSGEGVVTLGELAEIRRTYKDPSAFTRVNGQPAISIEVTKRIGTNIIENNDQVRAVVQDFTKDWPKAIHVNYLLDQSSFIFEVLGSLQSSIMTAIVLVMICVVGTLGLRSGLLVGLAIPGSFMLAFLILGGLGMTVNMMVMFGMVLTVGMLVDGAIVVTEYADRKISEGMSPADAYKRASRLMFWPVVSSTATTLAAFLPLLLWPGVPGEFMSYLPRMVIIVLTASLLTALVFLPVTGTAFAQIAAIASRNSSLVSGLLVGAIAGFFAFAGPMAALGAPIQFVGAVAIAALAFFLTYSVTGFINSRRSEKTDPEADHVALMLSSRAELDVKKVPGITGGYLRFLRYAAGTLWGNVLVIVSILSMTAASFIYFANNNNGVEFFVDEEPDVAIVMVSARGNMSATEIRDLVGEVESEVLQVPGIENVVMIAKASSGGGGGNFLSGVQDKPADVVGELQIELADYCCRRRAVEIFDDIRQRTANMAGIKVEVRKIEGGPPTGKDLQLEVKSTDYNAMVAAVDRVRDYVDTVDILSDQEDGRPLPGIEWQIDVDREQAGRYNAGIVGVGSMVQLVTNGVLIGTYRPNDSEDEVDIRVRLPQEQRTLDQFELLKLRTANGQVPLSNFIERSPQQKVSSITRRDGLYAMDVKASVADGAMVDGRAATPDDAVKDVQAWLDTQEWPDNVFLKFRGADEEQEESAAFLQNAAIAALFMMFVILLTQFNSFYQTILTLSTVILAVSGVLVGMAVTGQRFSIIMTGTGIVALAGIVVNNAIVLIDTFNRMRAEGVTDIRQAALKTAAQRLRPIMLTTITTILGLIPMALQINMNFFTQTISVGGITSIWWVQLSTAIIFGLAFSTMLTLVLIPAMLTMPLNIADNWGSFRNRISRMRHSGKDGEHLEGKPADDKGTGKQADNDDLPIARPDAAE, from the coding sequence ATGACTTCCGCGCTGCAAACAATCATCTCACGCCCGAAGACCGTCCTGACATTGATGATCTTCATGGTGGCGGCCGGGATCATGTCCTATATCGGCATCCCCAAGGAAGCCAATCCGGATATTGACGTTCCCGTCTATTACGTCTCGATCAGCCAACAGGGCATCTCGCCGCGGGATGCCGAGCGGCTGCTCATACGGCCGATGGAAACATCGCTTCGCGGGCTTGACGGGCTGAAGGAATTGACGGCCGTCGCCTCGGAAGGTCACGCCGGCATCGTCCTGGAGTTCAACATTGAGACGGACAGCGACCAGGTTCTCGCCGATGTGCGTGACAAGGTGGATGAGGCAAAGGCGGAGCTGCCCGCCGAGGCCGACGAGCCGACCATCACCGAGACCAATTTCGCGCTGCAGCCGACGATCATCGTGACGCTTTCCGGCGATGTACCGGAACGCACGCTGACGACACATGCGCGGCGGCTCAAGGACGAGATCGAGGCGATCTCATCGGTCCGGGAAGCCAGCCTGACGGGCAACCGTGAAGAGATGCTTGAGGTCATTGTCGACCTCATGAAAATGGAATCCTACGACGTCACGCAGGACGAGTTGCTGAATGCGCTGACCCAGAACAACCAGCTGGTGGCCGCAGGCTTCATCGATGACGGCAACGGCCGCTTCAATGTCAAGGTTCCCGGCCTTGTCGAGACGGCGCAGGATGTCTTCGAAATCCCGATCAAACAAAGCGGCGAAGGTGTTGTCACGCTTGGCGAACTGGCGGAAATCCGGCGGACCTATAAGGATCCCTCCGCCTTCACACGCGTCAACGGGCAGCCGGCCATCTCCATCGAGGTGACCAAGCGCATCGGCACCAACATCATCGAGAACAATGATCAGGTGCGTGCGGTCGTGCAGGATTTCACCAAGGACTGGCCGAAAGCCATCCATGTGAATTATCTGCTCGATCAGTCGAGCTTCATCTTCGAGGTGCTGGGTTCGCTGCAATCGTCGATCATGACGGCAATCGTGCTGGTGATGATCTGTGTTGTGGGGACGCTTGGCCTGCGTTCCGGCCTGCTTGTCGGCCTGGCGATACCGGGCTCGTTCATGCTCGCCTTCCTGATCCTCGGCGGTCTTGGCATGACCGTCAACATGATGGTCATGTTCGGCATGGTTCTGACGGTCGGCATGCTGGTGGACGGCGCGATTGTCGTGACCGAATATGCGGACCGGAAAATATCCGAGGGCATGTCGCCCGCCGACGCCTATAAACGCGCGTCCAGACTGATGTTCTGGCCAGTGGTCTCGTCAACGGCGACAACACTTGCTGCCTTCCTGCCGCTTCTGCTTTGGCCGGGGGTACCGGGCGAATTCATGAGCTACCTGCCCAGAATGGTGATCATCGTTCTGACGGCATCGCTGCTGACGGCCCTTGTCTTCCTGCCGGTGACCGGAACGGCGTTCGCACAGATCGCCGCGATCGCATCAAGGAACTCGAGCCTGGTCAGCGGACTGCTGGTCGGAGCGATTGCGGGTTTCTTCGCGTTTGCGGGACCAATGGCCGCGCTTGGCGCTCCGATCCAGTTTGTCGGAGCAGTCGCCATTGCTGCCCTTGCCTTCTTCCTGACCTACAGCGTGACCGGCTTCATCAACTCGCGGCGAAGTGAAAAGACCGATCCGGAAGCCGATCACGTTGCTCTCATGTTGTCATCGAGAGCCGAACTGGACGTCAAGAAAGTGCCCGGAATAACCGGCGGTTATCTGCGCTTCCTGCGTTACGCCGCAGGCACGCTTTGGGGCAACGTTCTTGTCATCGTGTCGATCCTGTCGATGACGGCGGCGAGCTTCATCTACTTTGCCAATAACAATAACGGCGTCGAGTTCTTCGTCGACGAGGAGCCGGACGTCGCCATCGTCATGGTGTCGGCACGCGGCAACATGTCGGCGACCGAGATTCGCGACCTTGTCGGCGAAGTCGAATCCGAAGTGCTGCAGGTTCCGGGCATTGAGAATGTCGTGATGATCGCCAAGGCGTCCAGCGGCGGCGGCGGCGGCAATTTCCTCAGCGGCGTGCAGGACAAACCTGCCGATGTCGTCGGTGAACTGCAGATTGAACTGGCCGATTATTGCTGCCGGCGCCGGGCAGTCGAGATTTTCGATGACATCCGCCAACGCACCGCCAACATGGCGGGCATCAAGGTGGAGGTGCGCAAAATCGAAGGCGGACCGCCGACGGGCAAGGATCTGCAGCTTGAAGTCAAATCCACCGACTACAATGCCATGGTCGCCGCGGTTGACCGTGTCCGTGACTATGTCGACACGGTCGATATTCTTTCGGACCAGGAAGACGGACGTCCCCTGCCCGGCATTGAGTGGCAGATCGACGTCGATCGCGAACAGGCGGGCCGTTACAATGCCGGTATTGTCGGTGTCGGCTCCATGGTCCAGCTTGTGACCAATGGCGTTCTGATCGGCACCTACAGGCCGAACGACTCCGAGGACGAGGTGGATATCCGCGTCCGGCTGCCGCAGGAGCAACGCACGCTCGATCAGTTCGAGCTGCTGAAACTGCGCACGGCGAACGGCCAGGTACCGCTGTCGAACTTCATCGAGCGGTCACCGCAGCAGAAGGTCTCGTCCATTACGCGCCGTGACGGCCTCTACGCCATGGATGTCAAGGCGAGCGTTGCTGACGGAGCCATGGTGGATGGTCGGGCGGCGACACCGGACGATGCCGTCAAGGATGTTCAGGCATGGCTCGATACGCAGGAATGGCCGGACAATGTGTTCCTTAAGTTCCGCGGCGCGGATGAAGAACAGGAAGAGTCTGCAGCTTTCCTGCAAAATGCAGCGATTGCGGCCCTGTTCATGATGTTCGTGATTCTGCTGACGCAGTTCAACTCCTTCTACCAGACGATCCTGACGCTCTCGACCGTGATCCTGGCTGTCTCCGGCGTACTCGTCGGCATGGCGGTGACCGGCCAACGCTTCTCGATCATCATGACGGGAACGGGTATCGTGGCGCTTGCGGGTATTGTGGTGAACAATGCCATCGTGCTCATCGACACCTTTAACCGAATGCGGGCCGAAGGGGTGACGGATATCCGTCAGGCGGCGCTGAAGACGGCTGCCCAAAGACTGCGGCCGATCATGTTGACGACGATCACCACGATCCTCGGCCTGATTCCGATGGCGCTTCAGATCAACATGAACTTCTTTACCCAAACGATCTCGGTCGGCGGCATCACATCGATCTGGTGGGTGCAGCTTTCCACGGCGATCATCTTCGGCCTGGCCTTTTCGACAATGCTGACGCTTGTCCTCATTCCGGCCATGCTGACGATGCCGTTGAATATTGCGGACAACTGGGGTTCGTTCAGGAACCGGATTTCCCGCATGCGGCACTCCGGAAAGGATGGCGAGCATCTCGAAGGCAAGCCGGCCGACGACAAGGGAACCGGCAAGCAGGCCGATAATGACGACCTGCCCATTGCCCGGCCGGACGCTGCCGAATAA
- a CDS encoding CDP-alcohol phosphatidyltransferase family protein: MDSGFSSFDPNGAPGDGDESRGPRLREISLRMMVPNIITALAICAGLTGIRLAFEQRFELAVAMLLLAALLDAVDGRAARLLKSSSKFGAQMDSLADIVNFGVAPALVLYAYLLDHVQSFGWIAAMIYAIAAGLRLARFNVMEDRNVKASWQTDYFVGIPAPGGAILVLLPVYLGFLGIQPGVVFAYVASVYTLLIAFLLVSRLPVYSGKSLGQRIRRDLVFPLMLVIVLYVALLMTYTWETMTASTVLYLISLPFGARAWSKRYGAQKQAEEAEQAIDPS, from the coding sequence ATGGATTCCGGTTTTTCTTCTTTCGACCCGAACGGCGCCCCCGGCGACGGGGACGAGAGCAGGGGACCGCGTCTGCGCGAGATTTCCCTGCGGATGATGGTGCCCAATATCATCACCGCCCTGGCGATCTGCGCTGGCCTCACTGGCATCAGGCTGGCATTCGAGCAACGGTTTGAACTTGCGGTCGCGATGCTTCTGCTGGCGGCTCTTCTCGACGCTGTTGACGGACGCGCGGCCCGATTGCTCAAATCGTCGAGCAAATTCGGCGCGCAGATGGATTCACTCGCCGATATCGTGAATTTCGGCGTTGCCCCTGCGCTGGTGCTTTATGCCTACCTGCTCGATCACGTGCAGTCCTTCGGCTGGATCGCCGCGATGATTTATGCCATTGCGGCTGGCCTCAGACTTGCCCGTTTCAATGTGATGGAGGACCGGAACGTCAAGGCAAGCTGGCAAACGGACTACTTTGTCGGCATCCCGGCGCCGGGCGGAGCGATCCTTGTGCTCTTGCCGGTCTATCTCGGTTTTCTCGGTATCCAGCCGGGTGTTGTCTTTGCCTATGTTGCTTCCGTCTACACGCTTCTGATCGCTTTTCTGCTGGTCAGCAGGCTGCCTGTCTATTCAGGCAAGTCCCTGGGACAGCGTATTCGTCGCGATCTCGTTTTTCCCTTGATGCTTGTTATTGTCCTCTACGTTGCCCTGCTGATGACCTACACATGGGAAACCATGACCGCGTCCACTGTGCTGTATCTGATCTCGCTGCCGTTCGGCGCGCGTGCCTGGAGCAAACGTTATGGAGCGCAAAAGCAAGCAGAAGAAGCAGAACAGGCCATCGATCCGTCCTAG
- a CDS encoding LysM peptidoglycan-binding domain-containing protein, with product MNKNKSLVWALVGLVIIILVGVYVYQTDPFAEPQQTATEEQAPAGTDKTAEKSDDATEEPAESAGTQAAPEVDEASDSAKAEQAPTFDVVRVEPDGSTLVAGQAVPGTKVQIVNNGQVIAEADAGASGDFVAVVEDALKPGDHEIVLRSLGSDETAAQSEEVATISVPEDEPTELLVMVTKPGEASRILTKPEGQPEAKAEAEVAAAQPAETAVQEDANSEPAADAAMTKPAQEEGQETASASTGSNEQSADETATQAAASEPAASSEGTAEGSKVASAEADTGKEEAVDQAAAPASDGEEKVAMASAEPDQKSEAVVAVEPALRIDAVEIEGGRMFVAGSATPGAEVSVFANGEPLGTSRVSPTGRFLVEADKDIAVGDHTISADLTMRGNVAPAMRVAVPFTRPEGELVAAVAAAETATSSTDEKQTDTAGTASETQAAQTPAKSADAAADMSAKAEIEPVQNAGAGGQAATAEQTGDTVADVKPEAVVEQGSADDSAASASVDEPAENVEVAAAPAEDETETVVQAALEPRDSSVIIRRGDTLWQISRRIYGRGVRYTTIYLANADQIKNPDMIEPGQIFAVPDEPLDNAEELHRERIRAR from the coding sequence ATGAACAAGAACAAATCCCTGGTTTGGGCCCTCGTCGGCTTGGTGATCATCATCCTCGTCGGCGTCTATGTCTACCAGACGGATCCGTTTGCCGAACCGCAGCAGACTGCAACCGAAGAGCAGGCGCCGGCCGGCACCGACAAGACCGCCGAGAAGAGTGATGACGCCACCGAGGAGCCGGCTGAGAGTGCCGGAACACAAGCCGCACCGGAGGTGGACGAGGCATCCGATTCCGCAAAGGCTGAACAAGCGCCGACTTTCGATGTGGTCAGGGTCGAACCCGATGGATCGACCCTCGTCGCCGGACAGGCAGTGCCGGGCACGAAGGTTCAGATCGTCAACAATGGTCAGGTGATTGCGGAAGCAGATGCTGGAGCCTCCGGGGATTTTGTCGCCGTGGTGGAGGATGCGCTGAAACCGGGCGACCATGAGATTGTCCTGCGTTCGCTCGGCAGTGATGAAACTGCCGCACAATCGGAAGAAGTGGCAACCATCAGTGTTCCGGAGGATGAACCGACGGAGCTCCTGGTCATGGTGACAAAACCGGGCGAGGCGAGCCGGATACTGACCAAACCGGAAGGTCAGCCTGAGGCGAAAGCCGAGGCAGAGGTGGCCGCTGCGCAGCCCGCTGAAACCGCTGTTCAGGAAGACGCCAATTCCGAACCGGCCGCAGACGCCGCGATGACAAAGCCTGCGCAGGAGGAGGGGCAGGAAACCGCTTCTGCTTCCACGGGCTCGAATGAACAGAGCGCGGATGAGACAGCAACTCAGGCGGCGGCAAGCGAGCCGGCCGCGAGTTCTGAAGGGACCGCGGAAGGATCCAAGGTAGCATCGGCCGAAGCCGACACCGGCAAGGAAGAAGCCGTAGATCAGGCTGCTGCACCAGCGTCGGACGGTGAGGAGAAGGTCGCGATGGCTTCCGCTGAGCCGGATCAAAAGTCCGAAGCCGTGGTTGCCGTTGAACCTGCATTGCGCATCGATGCCGTTGAAATCGAGGGCGGTCGCATGTTCGTCGCCGGTTCGGCAACGCCGGGCGCCGAAGTCAGCGTCTTTGCCAATGGTGAACCGCTCGGAACGAGCAGGGTCAGCCCGACCGGCCGTTTCCTTGTTGAAGCCGACAAGGACATTGCCGTCGGCGATCACACGATCAGTGCCGATTTGACGATGAGGGGCAATGTCGCTCCGGCAATGCGCGTCGCTGTTCCGTTCACGCGGCCGGAGGGAGAGCTGGTTGCCGCCGTTGCTGCGGCGGAAACGGCTACAAGTTCAACAGATGAGAAACAGACCGATACCGCCGGGACGGCAAGCGAAACGCAAGCAGCACAGACGCCCGCCAAGTCTGCTGATGCAGCCGCTGATATGAGCGCAAAGGCCGAAATAGAGCCGGTGCAAAACGCCGGTGCGGGCGGACAGGCTGCGACCGCTGAGCAGACGGGCGATACAGTAGCCGACGTAAAACCGGAAGCGGTTGTTGAGCAAGGCTCAGCCGATGATAGCGCCGCCTCCGCGTCAGTTGACGAACCTGCGGAGAACGTTGAGGTCGCGGCGGCTCCGGCCGAAGACGAGACCGAAACCGTGGTCCAGGCCGCGCTTGAGCCTCGTGACAGTTCGGTCATCATCCGGCGCGGTGACACGCTTTGGCAGATTTCGCGACGCATCTACGGACGTGGTGTACGTTATACGACGATCTATCTTGCCAATGCCGATCAAATCAAAAATCCCGACATGATCGAACCTGGTCAGATTTTTGCGGTGCCCGATGAACCATTGGACAATGCCGAAGAGCTTCACCGCGAGCGTATCAGGGCACGCTGA